Proteins from a single region of Mumia flava:
- a CDS encoding beta-glucosidase family protein yields MPENAPDSTLEALLARLTLEQKVRLMTGADFWALHDEPAAGLRRMVTSDGPAGVRGELWDERDPSANLPSPTALAATWDDALLDEVGHLLAAEARRKGVDVVLAPTVNLHRSPYGGRHFECFSEDPLLSGRVGAAIVRALQDDGVAATVKHLVANDFETDRLTADVRVDERTLRELYLAPFETIVRDAGVWAVMAAYNRVDGTTMTESPLLRDVLHGEWGFDGVTMSDWYAARSTEAAATGGLDLAMPGPTGPWGDTLVDAVREGRVPEERIDDHVRRILRLAARVGALEGTQPQPVPPRTPDETHALVRRVAAAGFVLVRNADVDGAPVLPLASGAGTRLAVIGPNAHPGRTLGGGSAFVFTDREASPLDGLRDTFGAAAVTYAEGVRSHHRIGIADPALLSVPESGVPGVAIRFVGGDGETLATDERVGAAFNWNNAFAPGVEPDALAGVEVSTVLTAPVAGTYQVGASGVGLFRIALDGDVVVDRLLELPEGADPVEGLMRPPQAGVPVELEAGEQVRIDLVRTIKDHVPGTDLLVSLQLNVDLPYAGDEAAITEAERVAADADVAVVVVGTNEEVESEGFDRDTLALPGRQDELVRRVLAANPRTVVVVNAGAPVAMPWRNDVPATLLTWFPGQEYGHALGDVLTGAVEPGGRLPTTWPVDDTDPLPSVRPVDGRVAYAEGLHVGHRRYLRDRLQPAYWLGHGLGYTTWQHHDVDVRGGADDAVVDVVLRNTGSRRGRELVQVYLSRAKSAVERPARWLAGYAWVEADPGENVVAAVPLARRAFEHFDVDAGAWVVEPGTFAVEVGRSAGDIAARTWFEV; encoded by the coding sequence ATGCCCGAAAACGCACCCGACTCGACGCTCGAGGCCCTCCTCGCCCGGCTCACGCTGGAGCAGAAGGTGCGCCTGATGACGGGCGCCGACTTCTGGGCGCTGCACGACGAGCCCGCAGCCGGACTCCGCCGGATGGTGACGTCGGACGGCCCGGCCGGGGTGCGCGGCGAGCTGTGGGACGAGCGCGACCCTTCGGCGAACCTGCCCTCGCCGACCGCGCTGGCCGCGACCTGGGACGACGCGCTGCTCGACGAGGTCGGCCACCTGCTCGCGGCCGAGGCCCGCCGCAAGGGCGTCGACGTGGTCCTCGCCCCCACGGTGAACCTGCACCGGTCGCCGTACGGGGGGCGGCACTTCGAGTGCTTCAGCGAGGACCCGCTGCTGAGCGGCCGGGTCGGGGCGGCGATCGTCCGCGCGCTCCAGGACGACGGCGTCGCCGCGACGGTCAAGCACCTGGTCGCGAACGACTTCGAGACCGACCGCCTCACCGCGGACGTACGCGTCGACGAGCGGACGCTGCGCGAGCTGTACCTCGCGCCGTTCGAGACGATCGTCCGCGACGCCGGCGTCTGGGCCGTGATGGCCGCCTACAACCGGGTCGACGGCACGACCATGACCGAGTCGCCGCTGCTGCGCGACGTCCTCCACGGCGAGTGGGGCTTCGACGGTGTGACGATGAGCGACTGGTACGCCGCACGCAGCACCGAGGCCGCGGCGACCGGCGGGCTCGACCTCGCGATGCCAGGGCCGACCGGTCCGTGGGGGGACACGCTCGTCGACGCGGTACGAGAGGGGCGGGTGCCCGAGGAGCGCATCGACGACCACGTCCGCCGGATCCTGCGGCTCGCGGCGCGGGTCGGAGCGCTCGAGGGGACGCAGCCGCAGCCGGTGCCGCCGAGGACGCCCGACGAGACGCACGCGCTCGTACGGCGGGTCGCGGCGGCGGGGTTCGTGCTGGTCCGCAACGCCGACGTCGACGGCGCTCCCGTGCTTCCGCTGGCGAGCGGCGCGGGGACGCGGCTGGCGGTGATCGGCCCGAACGCCCATCCGGGACGCACGCTCGGCGGCGGCAGCGCCTTCGTGTTCACCGACCGCGAGGCGTCGCCGCTCGACGGGCTGCGGGACACGTTCGGCGCCGCCGCCGTGACGTACGCCGAGGGGGTGCGGTCGCACCACCGGATCGGGATCGCGGACCCGGCCCTGCTCAGCGTGCCGGAGAGCGGTGTTCCGGGGGTCGCGATCCGGTTCGTCGGCGGTGACGGCGAGACGCTCGCGACCGACGAGCGGGTGGGGGCGGCGTTCAACTGGAACAACGCGTTCGCCCCCGGGGTGGAGCCGGACGCGCTCGCCGGCGTCGAGGTCAGCACCGTCCTGACGGCGCCGGTCGCCGGCACGTACCAGGTCGGCGCGTCGGGCGTCGGGCTGTTCCGGATCGCGCTCGACGGCGACGTCGTCGTGGACCGCCTGCTCGAGCTCCCCGAGGGCGCCGATCCGGTCGAGGGTCTGATGCGGCCCCCGCAGGCCGGCGTCCCGGTCGAGCTCGAGGCCGGAGAGCAGGTCCGGATCGACCTCGTCCGCACGATCAAGGACCACGTGCCGGGGACGGACCTCCTGGTCTCGCTCCAGCTCAACGTCGACCTGCCGTACGCGGGCGACGAGGCCGCGATCACCGAGGCGGAGCGTGTGGCTGCGGACGCGGACGTCGCGGTGGTCGTCGTCGGCACGAACGAGGAGGTCGAGAGCGAGGGCTTCGACCGCGACACGCTCGCGCTGCCGGGTCGCCAGGACGAGCTCGTACGCCGGGTGCTCGCCGCGAACCCGCGCACCGTCGTCGTCGTGAACGCCGGCGCGCCGGTCGCGATGCCGTGGCGGAACGACGTCCCGGCGACGCTGCTCACGTGGTTCCCGGGTCAGGAGTACGGCCACGCGCTCGGCGACGTGCTGACCGGCGCGGTCGAGCCGGGCGGGCGGCTCCCCACCACGTGGCCGGTCGACGACACCGACCCGCTTCCGTCGGTCCGGCCGGTCGACGGCCGGGTCGCGTACGCCGAGGGGCTGCACGTCGGGCACCGCCGCTACCTGCGCGACCGGCTCCAGCCCGCGTACTGGCTCGGGCACGGGCTCGGCTACACGACCTGGCAGCACCACGACGTGGACGTACGGGGCGGGGCGGACGACGCGGTCGTCGACGTCGTCCTGCGCAACACCGGGTCGCGGCGGGGTCGTGAGCTCGTGCAGGTCTACCTGTCGCGGGCGAAGAGCGCGGTCGAGCGTCCGGCACGGTGGCTCGCGGGGTACGCGTGGGTGGAGGCGGACCCGGGGGAGAACGTCGTGGCCGCGGTGCCGCTCGCGCGCCGCGCGTTCGAGCACTTCGACGTGGACGCGGGCGCGTGGGTCGTGGAGCCGGGCACGTTCGCTGTCGAGGTCGGCCGCTCCGCCGGTGACATCGCAGCCCGCACGTGGTTCGAGGTGTGA
- a CDS encoding PucR family transcriptional regulator: MPLPTLRAILASDSVRAAQPETLAGGRRIDRQVRWVHVSEVREVAGLLSGGELILSTGLAMRGPGADAVAYLDDLISAGACGLFVELGPDFAQIPDDVLARARDRDFPLVALHQRARFVEITEQVHRAIVAEQYELLDFARRVHERFTALSLEGAAAQDIVEAAGDLAGSSVVLEDLSRHVVAHVAIGRPASGLLQGWEKRSRLVPALDHTGITGPEAWMTTPVGIQQRWGRLVVVNPASDQERLAMVLERAAQALELGRMAESDRASLAVQAQGGFLSDLADARVTDTADVDARARALGLPPSPPYVATVVRAAAGEAGDPMAAHRRSRRLVERVQDAARAVRLPVLVGPFGPDEVGVLAALGVSGDEGLTRFAETLHAQHARQPELDEVTVGAGAAVDSLIAAAGGLRHAQHVAEVATAMPSGRRRPFFRAADVRLHGLIALLHDDPRVQAFAESELDRLLVHEATHDDGMLELLRQYLAVNGSKTELARVSHRSRPALYKKLDQLERILGVCLDDADTRLSLGVALMARDQRRR; encoded by the coding sequence ATGCCTCTCCCGACCCTGCGGGCGATCCTCGCCTCCGACTCCGTCCGCGCCGCCCAGCCGGAGACCCTGGCCGGCGGGCGTCGGATCGACCGCCAGGTCCGCTGGGTGCACGTGAGCGAAGTACGGGAGGTCGCGGGGCTTCTGTCGGGTGGTGAGCTGATCCTCTCGACGGGCCTGGCGATGCGCGGCCCCGGCGCGGACGCGGTCGCGTACCTCGACGACCTGATCTCGGCGGGTGCGTGCGGACTGTTCGTCGAGCTGGGCCCGGACTTCGCGCAGATCCCCGACGACGTGCTCGCGCGTGCACGCGACCGTGACTTCCCGCTCGTCGCGCTGCATCAGCGGGCGCGGTTCGTGGAGATCACCGAGCAGGTGCACCGCGCGATTGTCGCCGAGCAGTACGAGCTGCTCGACTTCGCCCGGCGGGTGCACGAGCGGTTCACGGCGTTGTCGCTCGAGGGCGCGGCCGCGCAGGACATCGTCGAGGCGGCCGGTGACCTGGCCGGTTCGTCCGTGGTGCTGGAGGACCTCTCGCGGCACGTCGTGGCCCACGTCGCGATCGGCCGGCCCGCGAGCGGGCTGCTCCAGGGCTGGGAGAAGCGGTCCCGGCTGGTGCCGGCCCTCGACCACACGGGGATCACCGGGCCCGAAGCCTGGATGACGACGCCCGTCGGGATCCAGCAGCGCTGGGGCCGACTCGTCGTGGTCAACCCGGCCTCGGACCAGGAACGGCTCGCGATGGTGCTCGAGCGTGCAGCCCAGGCGCTCGAGCTCGGCCGGATGGCCGAGAGCGACCGCGCGAGCCTCGCCGTGCAGGCACAAGGTGGCTTCCTCTCCGACCTCGCCGACGCCCGGGTCACCGACACCGCCGACGTCGACGCGCGAGCCCGTGCGCTCGGGCTCCCGCCCAGCCCGCCGTACGTCGCGACCGTCGTGCGCGCGGCTGCCGGCGAGGCGGGTGACCCGATGGCCGCGCACCGGCGGTCACGCCGGCTGGTCGAACGTGTCCAGGACGCCGCACGCGCCGTACGCCTGCCGGTGCTGGTCGGCCCGTTCGGCCCCGACGAGGTCGGGGTGCTCGCCGCGCTCGGCGTGAGCGGCGACGAGGGGCTGACCCGATTCGCCGAGACGCTGCACGCCCAGCACGCGCGGCAGCCCGAGCTCGACGAGGTGACCGTCGGCGCCGGCGCCGCGGTCGACTCGCTCATCGCTGCGGCCGGCGGGCTGCGGCACGCCCAGCACGTCGCGGAGGTCGCGACCGCGATGCCGTCCGGGCGACGGCGCCCGTTCTTCCGGGCGGCGGACGTACGGCTGCACGGCCTGATCGCGCTGCTGCACGACGACCCGCGGGTCCAGGCGTTCGCCGAGTCCGAGCTCGACCGGCTGCTCGTGCACGAGGCGACCCACGACGACGGGATGCTCGAGCTCCTGCGGCAGTACCTCGCGGTGAACGGCAGCAAGACCGAGCTCGCCCGCGTCAGTCACCGCAGCCGGCCCGCTCTCTACAAGAAGCTCGACCAGCTCGAGCGGATCCTCGGGGTCTGTCTCGACGACGCCGACACCCGCCTGTCGCTCGGGGTCGCACTGATGGCGCGCGACCAGCGCCGCCGCTGA
- a CDS encoding DUF3152 domain-containing protein has translation MLVRALAATLLLSLVPSAPAAAAGANPAAMRGPAATDRQATVAAQQEITVVLRPRTVGTVRFRQTLRRTLGRYSVRDNTYATRWLRDGRPIRGATKARYRLRAADVGHRIAVRVTVRHPGHVPRVTRSVGRRVKHVRDVRATVRYTVRRDGSFTKAMRTFRRQVAETLNDPRGWRAAGVRFKRVSSGGSMTVVLARASRLPRYSSVCSVQWSCRVGRYAIINRLRWRTASPAWNAAADTTRRGYRHMVVNHEVGHWLGWGHKQCSRQGRRAAVMMQQSISLGGCRFNSWPKRAELRVPRYR, from the coding sequence ATGCTCGTCCGCGCGCTCGCCGCGACCCTCCTGCTGAGTCTGGTGCCGTCCGCGCCGGCGGCGGCCGCGGGCGCCAACCCGGCTGCGATGCGCGGGCCTGCAGCGACCGACCGTCAGGCCACCGTGGCGGCGCAGCAGGAGATCACGGTGGTGCTGCGCCCCCGCACCGTCGGCACGGTCCGCTTCCGGCAGACGCTCCGCCGGACCCTCGGGCGCTACTCGGTGCGCGACAACACCTACGCCACCCGCTGGCTGCGCGACGGGCGACCGATCCGCGGCGCGACGAAGGCGCGCTACCGGCTGCGAGCGGCCGACGTCGGGCACCGGATCGCGGTCCGGGTCACGGTCCGCCATCCCGGACACGTCCCGCGGGTGACGCGATCCGTGGGGCGCCGCGTCAAGCACGTGCGCGACGTCCGCGCGACCGTCCGTTACACGGTCCGGAGGGACGGGTCGTTCACGAAGGCGATGCGGACGTTCCGCCGCCAGGTCGCCGAGACCCTGAACGACCCCCGGGGGTGGCGTGCGGCCGGAGTGCGGTTCAAGCGCGTCTCCAGCGGGGGATCGATGACGGTGGTGCTGGCCCGGGCGTCGCGCCTCCCGCGCTACTCGAGCGTCTGCTCCGTCCAGTGGAGCTGCCGCGTCGGCCGCTACGCGATCATCAACCGACTGCGGTGGCGGACCGCGTCGCCGGCCTGGAACGCGGCGGCGGACACGACCCGTCGCGGCTACCGGCACATGGTCGTCAACCACGAGGTCGGCCACTGGCTGGGTTGGGGGCACAAGCAGTGCAGCCGCCAGGGCCGCAGGGCTGCGGTCATGATGCAGCAGTCGATCAGCCTCGGAGGCTGCCGCTTCAACTCGTGGCCGAAGCGGGCGGAGCTCCGCGTGCCGCGGTACCGGTAG
- a CDS encoding L-threonylcarbamoyladenylate synthase: MARYIDLHPQDPQPRGIAQAVRILRDGGLIAYPTDSGYALGWTLDNADALDRVRRIRQLDDKHHFTLVCRDFAQLGQLVSMDNAVFRLVKSATPGPYTFILPAEREIPRRMLHPKKKTVGVRIPQHRVVAALLDELGEPLVSSTLLLPGADHPMTEGWVVNDELGMQVDAVLDSGETPAEPTTVVDLSDGVPEVVRVGAGDVSRFE, encoded by the coding sequence ATGGCGCGGTACATCGACCTCCATCCCCAGGACCCTCAGCCCCGCGGGATCGCCCAGGCCGTCCGGATCCTGCGCGACGGCGGGCTGATCGCGTACCCGACCGACTCCGGGTACGCGCTGGGCTGGACGCTCGACAACGCCGACGCGCTCGATCGGGTCCGGCGGATCCGGCAGCTGGACGACAAGCACCACTTCACGCTCGTGTGTCGCGACTTCGCGCAGCTCGGACAGCTGGTGAGCATGGACAACGCGGTGTTCCGGCTGGTCAAGTCCGCGACTCCGGGGCCGTACACGTTCATCCTCCCGGCCGAGCGCGAGATCCCGCGCCGGATGCTGCACCCGAAGAAGAAGACCGTCGGCGTGCGGATCCCCCAGCACCGGGTCGTCGCGGCCCTGCTCGACGAGCTCGGCGAGCCGCTGGTCTCCAGCACGCTGCTGCTGCCCGGCGCCGACCATCCCATGACCGAGGGTTGGGTGGTCAACGACGAGCTCGGGATGCAGGTCGACGCCGTCCTCGACTCCGGCGAGACGCCGGCCGAGCCGACCACGGTCGTCGATCTGTCCGACGGCGTGCCGGAGGTCGTACGGGTGGGCGCGGGCGACGTCAGCCGGTTCGAGTGA
- a CDS encoding RCC1 domain-containing protein, producing MTRPVRHSLVAPAIALTLVGAGVGAAPIASAATPTPPPTVAQATLIAAGNTHTVVVGADGRPYGTGSNGTGQITGTDNPKTTLTPMTGLPSGVHAAAVSAEFEHSLVLGDDGIPYATGRNGHGQLTDEDEENPDPQRTTLTPMVGLPSGVSATAAAAGANYSLVLGDDGVAYGTGYGSNGQITGNAIRTYTLTPMELPPDVRAVAIAASVGSHSLVLGDDGIAYGTGYNGYGQLTGTQTTKTTLTPLTGLPDGVEAIAIDAGQFHSLVLGDDGVAYGTGDNRHGELTGEETELDTLTPLAGLPSGVDAVAISAGNFTSVVLGSDGIAYGTGSSDDGRLTGDGSRDTLTPLAGVPSVTGPIAQISAGSNTTLLLGRNGVVYGTGRNDKGQLTGEPTLEPQRSLKPLSGQPIVRTSSARITGTRKVGRLLTARGGTWLPSGAKVDYRWYRGGKPITSATHRTYRLVRADWKKRIKVRITATLPGSSDATTSAPTARVRLVLKNTKRPKIRGKKKVGKRLKATKGRWNATPTRVAYRWYRGKKKIRGAKGGKRVYRVRKADAGKKLRVRVTAKAPYTTAARATSKKVKIRRR from the coding sequence ATGACCCGACCCGTTCGACACAGCCTCGTCGCGCCCGCGATCGCGCTCACCCTGGTCGGCGCCGGCGTCGGTGCGGCGCCCATCGCGTCCGCCGCGACACCGACGCCGCCACCCACCGTCGCACAGGCGACGCTGATCGCCGCCGGCAACACCCACACGGTCGTCGTCGGCGCCGACGGCCGGCCGTACGGCACCGGCTCGAACGGGACCGGTCAGATCACCGGAACCGACAACCCCAAGACCACGCTCACGCCGATGACCGGTCTGCCGTCCGGCGTCCACGCCGCCGCGGTCAGCGCCGAGTTCGAGCACTCGCTCGTCCTCGGCGACGACGGCATCCCGTACGCCACGGGACGCAACGGCCACGGCCAGCTCACCGACGAGGACGAGGAGAACCCCGACCCCCAGCGCACGACGCTGACTCCGATGGTCGGCCTCCCCTCCGGGGTCAGCGCCACCGCGGCCGCGGCGGGGGCCAACTACTCGCTGGTGCTCGGCGACGACGGCGTCGCCTACGGCACGGGCTACGGCTCCAACGGACAGATCACCGGGAACGCCATCAGGACGTACACGCTCACCCCGATGGAGCTTCCGCCGGATGTCCGCGCGGTCGCGATCGCCGCGAGCGTGGGTTCCCACTCGCTCGTCCTCGGCGACGACGGCATCGCCTACGGCACGGGCTACAACGGCTACGGACAGCTCACCGGCACCCAGACCACGAAGACCACGCTCACCCCGCTGACCGGCCTGCCCGACGGCGTCGAGGCCATCGCCATCGACGCGGGCCAGTTCCACTCGCTCGTGCTCGGCGACGACGGCGTCGCCTACGGCACCGGCGACAACCGCCACGGAGAACTGACCGGGGAGGAGACCGAGCTGGACACGCTCACCCCGCTGGCCGGGCTGCCGTCCGGCGTCGACGCGGTCGCGATCAGCGCCGGAAACTTCACCTCGGTGGTCCTCGGCTCCGACGGCATCGCCTACGGCACGGGGTCCAGCGACGACGGCCGGCTGACAGGAGACGGCAGCCGAGACACCCTCACCCCACTCGCCGGGGTCCCCTCGGTGACCGGTCCGATCGCCCAGATCTCGGCCGGGTCCAACACGACGCTGCTCCTGGGCCGCAACGGCGTCGTCTACGGCACCGGACGCAACGACAAGGGCCAGCTCACCGGTGAACCCACCCTGGAGCCGCAGCGCAGCCTGAAACCGCTGTCCGGCCAGCCGATCGTGCGGACCTCCTCCGCGCGGATCACCGGCACCCGCAAGGTCGGCCGGCTGCTCACGGCGCGCGGCGGCACGTGGCTCCCCAGCGGGGCGAAAGTCGACTACCGGTGGTACCGCGGCGGCAAGCCGATCACCAGCGCGACGCACCGGACGTACCGGCTGGTCCGCGCCGACTGGAAGAAGCGGATCAAGGTCCGCATCACCGCCACCCTGCCCGGCTCGAGCGATGCGACCACCTCAGCGCCGACGGCACGGGTCAGGCTCGTGCTCAAGAACACCAAGCGGCCCAAGATCCGCGGCAAGAAGAAGGTCGGCAAGCGCCTCAAGGCGACCAAGGGCCGCTGGAACGCCACCCCGACCCGCGTCGCGTACCGCTGGTACCGCGGGAAGAAGAAGATCCGCGGCGCCAAGGGTGGCAAGCGGGTCTACCGCGTGCGCAAGGCCGACGCCGGGAAGAAGCTCCGCGTCCGCGTCACCGCGAAAGCGCCGTACACGACCGCTGCTCGAGCGACCTCGAAGAAGGTGAAGATCCGGCGGCGCTGA
- a CDS encoding RCC1 domain-containing protein has translation MRPHARRSFVVPALVLALAGAGLAATPIASAATPTPPPTVAQATLIAAGEGNTVVVGADGRPYGTGSNQDGQITGTDNPKTTLTLMTGLPSGVHAAAVSADVVHSLVLGDDGIPYATGLNGHGQLTDEDEENPDPQRRTLTPMVGLPSGVSATAVEAGSYYSLVLGDDGVAYGAGYGLNGQITGNELGTHTLTPMELPPDVRAVAIAASGYLQSLVLGDDGIAYGTGYNGYGQLTGTGNRQALTPLTGLPDGVEAIAVDAGQFHSLVLGDDGVAYGTGGNIWGELTGDAAKLTTLTELDGLPSGVDAVAISAGYGTSVVLGSDGIPYGTGYNPYGQLTGTGDRQALTPLAGVPSATGPIAQISAGPATTLLLGRNGVVYGTGSNDKGQLTGEPTLEPQRSLKPLSGQPIVRTASARITGRPKVGRLLTARGGVWSPTGARVGYRWYRDGKPIGGATKRTYRLVRADWKKRIKVRIAATLPGSSDATTSVPTARVSMVLKNTRRPTIRGKRKVGKRLKATPGRWNAPTVRVSYRWYRGKKQIRGAKGSHRVYRVRKKDAGKKIRVRVTAHTPYTTMAHAFSKRVRIRKG, from the coding sequence ATGCGTCCGCACGCACGCCGCTCGTTCGTCGTTCCCGCCCTGGTTCTCGCCCTCGCCGGCGCGGGCCTCGCGGCCACACCCATCGCGTCGGCCGCGACACCGACGCCGCCACCCACCGTCGCGCAGGCGACGCTGATCGCGGCCGGCGAAGGCAATACGGTCGTCGTCGGCGCCGACGGTCGGCCGTACGGCACCGGCTCGAATCAGGACGGCCAGATCACCGGAACCGACAATCCCAAGACCACGCTGACGCTCATGACCGGTCTGCCGTCCGGCGTCCACGCCGCCGCGGTCAGCGCCGACGTCGTGCACTCGCTCGTCCTCGGCGACGACGGCATCCCGTACGCCACGGGGCTGAACGGCCACGGCCAGCTGACCGACGAGGACGAGGAGAACCCCGACCCCCAGCGCCGGACGCTGACCCCGATGGTCGGCCTCCCCTCCGGGGTCAGTGCCACCGCGGTCGAGGCCGGCAGCTACTACTCGCTGGTGCTCGGCGACGACGGCGTCGCCTACGGCGCGGGCTACGGCCTCAACGGGCAGATCACCGGGAACGAGCTCGGGACGCACACGCTCACCCCGATGGAGCTCCCGCCGGATGTCCGCGCGGTGGCGATCGCCGCGAGCGGGTACCTCCAGTCGCTCGTCCTCGGCGACGACGGCATCGCCTACGGCACGGGCTACAACGGCTACGGACAGCTCACCGGAACGGGCAACCGCCAGGCCCTCACGCCGCTGACCGGCCTGCCCGACGGCGTCGAGGCCATCGCCGTCGACGCGGGCCAGTTCCACTCGCTCGTGCTCGGCGACGACGGCGTCGCCTATGGCACCGGCGGCAACATCTGGGGAGAGCTGACCGGGGACGCGGCGAAGCTCACCACGCTCACCGAGCTGGACGGGCTGCCGTCCGGCGTCGACGCGGTCGCGATCAGCGCCGGGTACGGGACCTCGGTGGTCCTCGGCTCCGACGGCATCCCCTACGGCACGGGCTACAACCCCTACGGACAGCTCACCGGAACGGGCGACCGCCAGGCCCTCACCCCACTCGCCGGGGTCCCCTCGGCGACCGGCCCGATCGCCCAGATCTCAGCCGGACCGGCCACGACGCTGCTCCTGGGCCGCAACGGCGTCGTCTACGGCACCGGCAGCAATGACAAGGGCCAGCTCACCGGTGAGCCGACCCTGGAGCCGCAACGCAGCCTGAAGCCGCTGTCCGGCCAACCGATCGTGCGGACCGCCTCCGCGCGGATCACCGGGAGGCCGAAGGTCGGGCGGTTGCTCACGGCCCGTGGCGGCGTCTGGTCGCCCACAGGAGCGCGGGTCGGCTACCGGTGGTACCGCGACGGCAAGCCGATCGGCGGCGCAACCAAGCGGACGTACCGGCTGGTCAGGGCCGACTGGAAGAAGCGGATCAAGGTCCGCATCGCCGCCACCCTGCCAGGCTCGAGCGATGCGACCACCTCGGTCCCGACGGCGCGGGTCTCGATGGTCCTCAAGAACACCCGGCGACCGACCATCCGGGGCAAGAGGAAGGTCGGCAAGCGTCTCAAGGCGACCCCGGGCCGCTGGAACGCACCGACGGTCCGGGTCTCGTACCGCTGGTACCGCGGCAAGAAGCAGATCCGCGGCGCCAAAGGCAGCCACCGCGTCTACCGCGTCAGGAAGAAGGACGCCGGCAAGAAGATCCGCGTCCGCGTCACCGCCCACACCCCGTACACCACGATGGCCCACGCCTTCTCGAAGCGGGTCCGCATCCGAAAGGGCTGA
- a CDS encoding CoA-acylating methylmalonate-semialdehyde dehydrogenase — translation MTALIPHWVDGARFDGTSGRTGDVTNPATGAVSGRVAFADAGDADRVIASAAAAARGWAETSLTKRTQIVFAFRELLNARKSELAAIITAEHGKVLDDALGEVTRGLEVVEFACGMPHLVKGAYSEGVSTGVDVHSKRQPLGVVGIISPFNFPAMVPMWFFPVAIAAGNTVVLKPSEKDPSAAVWIAELWKEAGLPDGVFNVLQGDKVAVDAVLDSPEVKAVSFVGSTPIARYVYERASQSGKRVQALGGAKNHMVVLPDADLDLAADQAVSAGFGSAGERCMAISVVVAVGGIGDELVAKIADRTRTLAVGDGTRGSDMGPLVTKAHRDKVASYVEAGEAAGAKVVVDGRDVQPDGGAEGFWLGPTLFDHVDVDSSIYTDEIFGPVLSVVRTETYDEAVELINANPYGNGVALFTSNGGAARKFEHDIEVGMIGINVPIPVPMAYYSFGGWKNSLFGDSHAHGIEGVHFFTRGKVITSRWGDPAVKPVGGLELAFPKNS, via the coding sequence ATGACCGCTTTGATTCCGCACTGGGTTGATGGTGCTCGTTTTGATGGCACCTCGGGCCGTACCGGCGACGTGACGAATCCTGCGACCGGCGCTGTTTCTGGCCGGGTTGCTTTTGCCGATGCTGGGGATGCTGATCGGGTGATCGCGTCGGCGGCTGCTGCGGCTCGTGGGTGGGCCGAGACGTCGTTGACCAAGCGCACCCAGATCGTGTTCGCGTTCCGTGAGCTGTTGAATGCCCGCAAGTCCGAGCTGGCGGCGATCATCACCGCCGAGCACGGCAAGGTCCTCGACGACGCCCTGGGTGAGGTCACCCGCGGGCTGGAGGTGGTGGAGTTCGCCTGCGGGATGCCGCACCTGGTCAAGGGTGCCTATTCCGAGGGCGTGTCGACTGGGGTGGATGTGCACTCCAAGCGTCAGCCGCTCGGTGTGGTCGGGATCATCAGCCCGTTCAACTTCCCGGCGATGGTGCCGATGTGGTTCTTCCCGGTCGCGATCGCCGCCGGCAACACCGTCGTCCTCAAGCCGTCGGAGAAGGACCCGTCGGCTGCGGTCTGGATCGCGGAGCTGTGGAAGGAGGCCGGTCTGCCCGATGGTGTGTTCAACGTGCTGCAGGGTGACAAGGTCGCCGTGGACGCGGTCCTGGACTCCCCGGAGGTGAAGGCCGTCAGCTTCGTGGGGTCGACGCCGATCGCCCGCTACGTCTACGAGCGGGCCAGCCAGTCGGGCAAGCGGGTCCAGGCGCTGGGTGGGGCGAAGAACCACATGGTCGTCCTTCCCGACGCCGACCTCGACCTCGCCGCCGACCAGGCCGTCTCTGCCGGGTTCGGGTCGGCCGGGGAACGGTGCATGGCGATCAGTGTGGTGGTCGCGGTCGGGGGGATCGGTGACGAGCTGGTCGCGAAGATCGCCGACCGGACCCGCACCCTGGCCGTCGGTGACGGCACCCGCGGCTCGGACATGGGGCCGCTGGTCACCAAGGCTCACCGGGACAAGGTCGCCTCCTACGTCGAGGCCGGCGAGGCCGCGGGGGCGAAGGTCGTCGTCGACGGCCGCGATGTGCAGCCCGACGGGGGTGCGGAGGGGTTCTGGCTCGGCCCGACCCTGTTCGACCACGTCGATGTCGACTCCTCGATCTACACCGACGAGATCTTCGGCCCGGTGCTGTCGGTCGTGCGGACCGAGACCTACGACGAGGCGGTCGAGCTGATCAACGCCAACCCCTACGGCAACGGGGTCGCGTTGTTCACCTCCAACGGCGGTGCGGCGCGGAAGTTCGAGCACGACATCGAGGTCGGGATGATCGGGATCAACGTGCCGATCCCGGTGCCGATGGCCTACTACTCCTTCGGTGGGTGGAAGAACAGCCTGTTCGGCGACTCCCACGCCCACGGAATCGAAGGTGTGCACTTCTTCACCCGTGGCAAGGTGATCACCTCACGCTGGGGCGACCCCGCCGTCAAGCCCGTCGGCGGACTCGAGCTCGCCTTCCCGAAGAACAGCTGA